The proteins below come from a single Isoptericola dokdonensis DS-3 genomic window:
- a CDS encoding TetR/AcrR family transcriptional regulator, translating into MSTDPPTPDLTVQRLWGQQPRPRRGPKPALSAEQIVEAAFEIAEADGLDALSMARVAETVGCSPMALYRHVAGKDELLVLLTDRVAALLPPLPAGLGWRAGLELWTRLQIELVVAHPWYLDLPLATAFPGPNRLRWFDHALEALSDVPLPFDEKLALIGLLAQHVLGEAQVQADTRRAAVERVRRTSGVAPDVPDTELDPDAVDRANPYYDFETVLTRLATPDQYPHLFATAAAWDPDAAPPDPVDDAAFGIGIVLDGIEVYLRRRTGDAVG; encoded by the coding sequence ATGAGCACCGACCCACCGACACCGGACCTGACGGTGCAGCGCCTCTGGGGGCAGCAGCCCCGCCCCCGCCGCGGGCCCAAGCCCGCCCTGAGCGCCGAGCAGATCGTCGAGGCCGCCTTCGAGATCGCGGAGGCCGACGGGCTCGACGCCCTGTCGATGGCCCGCGTCGCCGAGACGGTCGGCTGCTCCCCCATGGCCCTCTACCGGCACGTCGCCGGCAAGGACGAGCTGCTGGTGCTGCTCACCGACCGCGTCGCCGCCCTGCTCCCCCCGCTGCCCGCCGGGCTCGGCTGGCGTGCCGGGCTCGAGCTGTGGACCCGGCTCCAGATCGAGCTCGTCGTCGCGCACCCCTGGTACCTCGACCTGCCGCTCGCCACCGCGTTCCCCGGCCCGAACCGGCTGCGCTGGTTCGACCACGCCCTCGAGGCGCTCTCCGACGTGCCGCTCCCCTTCGACGAGAAGCTGGCCCTCATCGGGCTCCTCGCCCAGCACGTGCTCGGCGAGGCGCAGGTGCAGGCCGACACGCGCCGCGCCGCCGTCGAGCGCGTGCGGCGCACCTCCGGCGTCGCCCCCGACGTGCCGGACACCGAGCTCGACCCGGACGCCGTCGACCGCGCCAACCCCTACTACGACTTCGAGACCGTCCTCACCCGGCTCGCGACGCCCGACCAGTACCCCCACCTGTTCGCCACCGCCGCCGCCTGGGACCCCGACGCCGCACCGCCGGACCCCGTGGACGACGCGGCGTTCGGGATCGGCATCGTCCTCGACGGCATCGAGGTCTACCTGCGCCGACGGACGGGCGACGCCGTCGGCTGA
- a CDS encoding ATP-binding cassette domain-containing protein — protein MTNHRDVVVRAEALTKAYGTGRRRKPVLQGVDLTLHRGEVLALLGPNGAGKTTTVRILATLLPPDSGRLTVAGYDVVTQAKQVRERISLTGQYAAVDDKQTGHENLAMMARLAHLTHRAAQTRVLDLLDAFDLTDAADRQVGTYSGGMRRRLDLAAGLLTRPEVLFLDEPTTGLDPRSRQAMWEVVRDVVAQGTSLFLTTQYLEEADRLADRVALIDDGRVAAEGTPGELKRRVGEAGIDLVLAGTDDADRLARELGVPVVAESPTRLRVPTDGSVGHVRDLLGRVEATGVAPVRWDLTAPTLDDVFLTLTGRHTRGADDATPAGDAGTGAPATRTAKEVAA, from the coding sequence ATGACAAACCACCGCGACGTCGTCGTGCGGGCCGAGGCCCTCACCAAGGCCTACGGCACCGGCCGACGACGCAAGCCCGTCCTCCAGGGCGTCGACCTCACGCTGCACCGCGGCGAGGTCCTCGCCCTGCTCGGCCCCAACGGCGCCGGCAAGACCACGACCGTCCGCATCCTCGCGACGCTCCTGCCGCCCGACTCCGGCCGCCTCACCGTCGCCGGCTACGACGTCGTCACGCAGGCGAAGCAGGTGCGCGAGCGCATCAGCCTCACCGGTCAGTACGCCGCCGTCGACGACAAGCAGACCGGCCACGAGAACCTCGCGATGATGGCCCGCCTCGCCCACCTGACGCACCGGGCCGCCCAGACCCGTGTGCTCGACCTGCTCGACGCGTTCGACCTCACGGACGCCGCCGACCGGCAGGTCGGCACCTACTCCGGCGGGATGCGCCGTCGCCTCGACCTCGCCGCCGGGCTGCTCACCCGCCCCGAGGTGCTGTTCCTCGACGAACCCACCACCGGCCTCGACCCGCGTTCGCGCCAGGCCATGTGGGAGGTGGTGCGGGACGTCGTCGCGCAGGGCACGAGCCTGTTCCTCACCACCCAGTACCTCGAGGAGGCCGACCGCCTCGCCGACCGCGTCGCGCTGATCGACGACGGCCGCGTCGCCGCGGAGGGCACCCCCGGCGAGCTGAAGCGCCGCGTCGGGGAGGCCGGGATCGACCTGGTGCTGGCCGGTACCGACGACGCCGATCGCCTCGCCCGCGAGCTCGGCGTCCCCGTGGTCGCCGAGAGCCCCACCCGGCTGCGCGTCCCCACCGACGGCAGCGTCGGGCACGTGCGGGACCTGCTCGGACGCGTCGAGGCCACCGGCGTCGCGCCCGTGCGCTGGGACCTCACCGCCCCCACGCTCGACGACGTCTTCCTCACCCTCACCGGCCGGCACACCCGCGGTGCCGACGACGCCACCCCGGCGGGCGACGCTGGCACGGGCGCGCCCGCCACCCGCACCGCGAAGGAGGTGGCGGCATGA
- a CDS encoding ABC transporter permease: protein MTALALPARTDVHVGAVRGLAADLGAMTSRAVRLTVRDVDSMITAAVLPVVILLMFTYVFGGAMDVGTSYVTYATPGIILLAAGFGAASTALFVERDMSGGMIDRIRSMPVVPWTVLTGHVVASLAKNLLTTAVVFAVAWAIGFRPTAGLPEWLGAVGILVLFLHAITWSAVLVGVLVRSPDAASGFTFFVMFLPYVSSAFVPVETMPTWLRGFAEHQPVTPVIESVRGLLVGGTPGAPTGDALTDAIVLAVVWCVGLSVVFMTASGFAFRRRR from the coding sequence ATGACCGCCCTCGCCCTGCCCGCCCGCACCGACGTCCACGTCGGGGCCGTCCGCGGCCTCGCCGCCGACCTCGGCGCCATGACGTCCCGCGCCGTCCGCCTCACCGTGCGCGACGTCGACTCGATGATCACCGCCGCCGTGCTGCCCGTGGTCATCCTGCTGATGTTCACGTACGTGTTCGGCGGTGCGATGGACGTCGGCACGTCGTACGTCACCTACGCGACGCCCGGCATCATCCTGCTCGCCGCCGGGTTCGGCGCCGCCTCCACCGCGCTGTTCGTCGAGCGCGACATGTCCGGCGGCATGATCGACCGCATCCGGTCCATGCCCGTCGTGCCGTGGACGGTGCTCACCGGGCACGTCGTGGCCAGCCTCGCGAAGAACCTGCTCACCACCGCCGTCGTGTTCGCCGTCGCCTGGGCCATCGGGTTCCGGCCGACCGCCGGCCTCCCCGAGTGGCTCGGCGCCGTCGGGATCCTCGTGCTGTTCCTGCATGCCATCACCTGGTCGGCCGTGCTCGTCGGCGTGCTCGTGCGCTCGCCCGACGCCGCCAGCGGCTTCACGTTCTTCGTCATGTTCCTGCCGTACGTGTCCAGCGCGTTCGTGCCCGTCGAGACCATGCCGACGTGGCTGCGCGGCTTCGCGGAGCACCAGCCCGTCACCCCCGTCATCGAGTCCGTCCGCGGCCTCCTCGTCGGCGGCACCCCCGGCGCGCCCACCGGTGACGCCCTCACCGACGCGATCGTCCTCGCCGTCGTCTGGTGCGTGGGGCTGTCGGTCGTCTTCATGACCGCCTCGGGCTTCGCGTTCCGGCGACGCCGGTAG
- a CDS encoding ABC transporter ATP-binding protein — MLLLRSIIDALVAGGAMGSEVTWQIAGMLALGLVAVWSTFAASVMSARAAGVAIAGMQSAMFRRLTTMPIHFYTTVRPGAIVSRLTSDAIGAEAMYTSVIPVVVSSVTTIVTSVAIVAFVDPRLVLLLIAVPAAIFYVRKAESRINEIITRSFDVTKELASSAETFVSRDGAILARQNGRTAREQAQFEEKASELASLSAATRRAAATAGASYGTAFVVITAGALAMGVGLATTQSVTVGSVILVVLYLQQLQAPVQALLGTRYPKMRASIALDRVEAVLAASPGNPASSDGAPAEGPNSAEPSTTALRIDGVRYRYPAVSSYSIEGLSHAGDALSIPWLPISGMSGDDGVTDDPGRRGPASGNALDGLCLSVGRGEVVAVVGPSGAGKSTLAGIASGLVRPDEGIVEIGGVTIAELDEHRRASLVAYIPQEPYVLHASVRDNLRYAKPGASDAELMEVCNKVALDGLVRQLEDGLDTVIGEKGHRLSGGERQRLAIARAALKQPALVVLDEPTAHLDTATESRVRASMGELFGQAGVLMIAHRLSTVRDADRIVVVDGGRIVQSGRHEELVEDPRGSYRMLLDAGADLAS, encoded by the coding sequence GTGCTGCTCCTGCGGTCGATCATCGATGCCCTCGTTGCCGGCGGAGCGATGGGGAGCGAGGTCACCTGGCAGATCGCGGGGATGCTGGCCCTGGGCCTGGTCGCCGTCTGGTCGACGTTCGCGGCGAGCGTCATGTCGGCAAGAGCGGCCGGTGTCGCGATCGCCGGGATGCAGTCGGCCATGTTCCGACGCCTGACCACGATGCCGATCCACTTCTACACGACGGTCCGCCCCGGGGCGATCGTCAGTCGACTGACCAGCGACGCCATCGGGGCAGAGGCGATGTACACGTCGGTGATCCCGGTCGTCGTGTCCAGCGTGACGACGATCGTCACCTCGGTGGCCATCGTCGCCTTCGTCGATCCGCGCCTGGTGCTGCTGCTGATCGCCGTCCCGGCGGCCATCTTCTACGTCCGCAAGGCCGAGTCGCGCATCAACGAGATCATCACCAGGTCCTTCGACGTCACCAAGGAGCTCGCCTCCAGCGCCGAGACCTTCGTCAGTCGCGACGGCGCGATCCTTGCGCGGCAGAACGGCCGGACCGCGCGCGAGCAGGCACAGTTCGAGGAGAAGGCGAGCGAACTGGCGAGTCTCTCGGCGGCGACCAGGCGTGCCGCCGCGACGGCGGGTGCGAGCTACGGGACGGCGTTCGTCGTCATCACCGCAGGGGCCCTGGCGATGGGTGTGGGGCTCGCGACGACGCAGAGCGTGACGGTGGGCAGCGTCATCCTCGTGGTGCTCTATCTCCAGCAGCTCCAGGCCCCGGTCCAGGCGCTGCTCGGGACCCGCTACCCGAAGATGCGCGCGAGCATCGCGCTCGATCGGGTCGAGGCAGTTCTCGCCGCGAGCCCCGGGAACCCTGCGAGCAGCGACGGCGCTCCGGCCGAGGGGCCGAACTCTGCCGAGCCGTCCACCACGGCTCTCCGGATCGACGGAGTCAGGTACCGCTATCCGGCGGTGTCCTCGTACTCGATCGAGGGCCTCTCGCACGCCGGCGACGCGCTGTCCATCCCGTGGTTGCCGATCTCCGGCATGTCAGGGGACGACGGGGTGACGGACGACCCCGGCCGTAGGGGTCCGGCCAGCGGAAACGCCCTGGACGGCCTGTGCCTGTCCGTCGGGCGGGGTGAGGTCGTGGCGGTGGTCGGGCCGTCGGGCGCCGGCAAGTCGACACTCGCAGGCATCGCCTCGGGACTCGTGCGACCCGACGAGGGCATCGTCGAGATCGGGGGCGTCACCATCGCCGAGCTGGACGAGCATCGCCGCGCCTCGCTCGTCGCCTATATTCCCCAGGAACCGTACGTGCTGCATGCGAGCGTCCGTGACAACCTGCGGTACGCCAAGCCGGGCGCCTCGGACGCCGAGCTGATGGAGGTGTGCAACAAGGTCGCTCTCGACGGTCTCGTCCGCCAGCTCGAGGACGGACTCGACACCGTGATCGGCGAGAAGGGCCACCGCCTCTCCGGGGGCGAACGGCAACGGTTGGCCATAGCCAGGGCCGCGCTCAAGCAGCCCGCTCTCGTGGTGCTCGACGAACCCACCGCGCATCTCGACACCGCCACAGAGTCCCGGGTCCGGGCTTCGATGGGTGAGCTCTTCGGTCAGGCCGGCGTGCTGATGATCGCGCATCGGCTCTCCACCGTCCGCGACGCGGATCGCATCGTCGTTGTCGACGGTGGGAGGATCGTCCAGTCCGGCCGGCACGAGGAACTCGTCGAGGACCCACGTGGAAGCTACCGGATGCTGCTCGACGCGGGAGCAGACCTGGCGTCCTGA
- a CDS encoding APC family permease yields the protein MSATTETPGQGGNPAEPGLKRVMGRKLLLLFIVGDILGTGVYALTGQVAGEVGGAAWAPFLIAFVVATITAFSYLELVTKYPQAAGAALYTHKAFGIHLVTFVIAFMVMSSGITSASTASNAFAGFLNDGFGLGMEDGSTPLLLIALGFMTLVALVNFRGVGESVKANVVLTLVELSGLLLVIFVGLWGMTQGRADFSRVVVFESADDKSVFLAVTAATTLAFFAMVGFEDSVNMAEECKDPVKDFPRVMLTGLSVTGLIYVLVAITAVALVPVGDLTDPTKASALTQVVAAGAPNLPFDVIFPFIGMFAVANSALINMLMASRLLYGLANQGVLPRAFGKVHRTRRTPWVSIVVTTLISYGLITYVVLQSGTEGGSDSIALLGGTTSLLLLVVFTVVNIALLVLRRKTVDHSHFRTWTPLAVIGALTCAFLAGPWARSAEQQEQYVIAGGLVAVGLVLSFFTWLYRRTAKHEKIGFEHPEDLDADKPQAGYPKR from the coding sequence ATGAGCGCGACGACCGAGACGCCAGGGCAGGGCGGCAACCCCGCCGAGCCCGGGCTGAAGCGCGTCATGGGACGCAAGCTCCTGCTGCTGTTCATCGTCGGGGACATCCTCGGCACCGGGGTGTACGCCCTGACCGGGCAGGTCGCCGGCGAGGTCGGCGGCGCCGCGTGGGCGCCGTTCCTCATCGCGTTCGTCGTCGCCACGATCACGGCGTTCTCGTACCTGGAACTGGTGACGAAGTACCCGCAGGCGGCCGGCGCGGCGCTGTACACGCACAAGGCGTTCGGCATCCATCTCGTCACGTTCGTCATCGCGTTCATGGTGATGAGCTCGGGCATCACGTCGGCGTCGACGGCGTCGAACGCGTTCGCCGGGTTCCTCAACGACGGGTTCGGGCTGGGCATGGAGGACGGCTCGACGCCGCTGCTGCTCATCGCGCTCGGGTTCATGACGCTCGTGGCGCTGGTGAACTTCCGGGGCGTGGGGGAGAGCGTCAAGGCGAACGTGGTGCTGACGCTCGTGGAGCTGTCCGGCCTGCTGCTGGTGATCTTCGTGGGCCTGTGGGGCATGACGCAGGGGCGGGCCGACTTCTCCCGCGTCGTCGTCTTCGAGAGCGCCGACGACAAGTCGGTGTTCCTCGCGGTGACGGCGGCGACGACCTTGGCGTTCTTCGCGATGGTGGGCTTCGAGGACTCCGTGAACATGGCGGAGGAGTGCAAGGACCCGGTGAAGGACTTCCCGCGGGTGATGCTCACCGGCCTGTCCGTCACCGGACTCATCTACGTGCTCGTCGCGATCACCGCGGTGGCGCTGGTGCCGGTGGGTGACCTGACCGACCCGACGAAGGCGTCGGCGCTGACGCAGGTCGTCGCGGCCGGCGCGCCGAACCTCCCGTTCGACGTCATCTTCCCGTTCATCGGCATGTTCGCCGTCGCGAACTCCGCCCTCATCAACATGCTCATGGCCTCCCGCCTGCTGTACGGCCTCGCGAACCAGGGCGTCCTGCCGCGCGCCTTCGGCAAGGTGCACCGCACCCGGCGGACCCCCTGGGTGTCGATCGTCGTCACCACGCTCATCTCGTACGGGCTCATCACCTACGTCGTCCTGCAGAGCGGCACCGAGGGCGGCTCGGACTCCATCGCCCTGCTCGGCGGCACGACGTCGCTGCTGCTGCTCGTCGTGTTCACCGTCGTGAACATCGCCCTGCTCGTGCTGCGCCGCAAGACCGTCGACCACTCGCACTTCCGCACCTGGACGCCGCTCGCCGTCATCGGCGCGCTCACCTGCGCGTTCCTCGCCGGCCCCTGGGCGCGCAGCGCCGAGCAGCAGGAGCAGTACGTCATCGCCGGCGGGCTCGTCGCCGTCGGCCTCGTCCTGTCGTTCTTCACGTGGCTGTACCGGCGCACCGCCAAGCACGAGAAGATCGGCTTCGAGCACCCCGAGGACCTCGACGCCGACAAGCCGCAGGCTGGCTACCCGAAGCGCTGA
- a CDS encoding ArsR/SmtB family transcription factor, with protein MTRNSEEAASGLFAALAHEGRRDVLRFLRDRDYVRAGDIGTALAIGPSTLSGHLKVLRQAGLVESRRRGTEIQYRLRMSLVDEAILALMALRREQGAPGPDDPEHVSSPTDEREEPIR; from the coding sequence GTGACGCGAAATAGCGAAGAAGCGGCGAGCGGACTGTTCGCCGCCCTCGCGCACGAGGGAAGGCGGGACGTCCTGCGCTTCCTGCGCGACCGGGACTACGTGCGCGCCGGCGACATCGGTACGGCGCTCGCGATCGGGCCGAGCACGCTGTCGGGCCACCTCAAGGTGCTCCGACAGGCCGGGCTCGTCGAGTCCCGCCGACGCGGTACGGAGATCCAGTACCGACTCCGGATGAGCCTCGTGGACGAGGCGATCCTGGCGCTCATGGCCCTGCGTCGCGAGCAGGGCGCCCCGGGCCCCGACGACCCCGAGCACGTCTCGTCCCCGACGGACGAACGAGAGGAGCCGATCCGATGA
- a CDS encoding O-acetyl-ADP-ribose deacetylase has translation MRITAEQGDITTATTEAINAANSSLLGGGGVDGAIHAAAGPRLLAACQELRSTTLPDGLDVGDAVVTPGFDLPAMWVVHTVGPNRHRGQTNPRRLASCFTRSLDVTADAKARTVAFPAVSAGVYGWDPADVARIAVDAVSTWHDENPGAIDEVRFVLFSADVMATFEDALSA, from the coding sequence ATGCGCATCACCGCCGAGCAGGGCGACATCACCACCGCCACGACCGAGGCGATCAACGCGGCGAACTCCTCGCTGCTGGGCGGGGGCGGGGTGGACGGCGCGATCCACGCCGCGGCGGGTCCGCGGCTGCTGGCGGCGTGCCAGGAGCTGCGGAGCACCACGCTGCCGGACGGGCTCGACGTCGGGGACGCCGTCGTCACCCCGGGCTTCGACCTGCCCGCGATGTGGGTGGTGCACACGGTGGGCCCGAACCGGCACCGCGGCCAGACGAACCCGCGCCGTCTCGCGTCCTGCTTCACGCGCTCGCTCGACGTCACCGCGGACGCGAAGGCCCGCACGGTCGCGTTCCCCGCGGTGAGCGCGGGCGTCTACGGCTGGGACCCGGCCGACGTCGCGCGGATCGCCGTCGACGCCGTCAGCACCTGGCACGACGAGAACCCGGGAGCGATCGACGAGGTCCGCTTCGTGCTGTTCAGCGCCGACGTCATGGCGACGTTCGAGGACGCCCTGTCCGCCTGA
- a CDS encoding DUF4184 family protein, translating into MPFTPAHAAVVLPLRRLGLPLSALVAGATVPDLPMFLPGRPGYDVTHSLWAVLTLDVLLASVAVWLWFALVRDAYADVTPWVRDRVPARARLTSRQWTLVPVAAALGALTHVVWDSATHEGRWIATHVPWLASEHAGIAGAQWAQWASGVLGLLVVATYTVRWIAREPVAPRASRVARPLLWFLVAPAVAVVAGAVALAGADDLHHGAVAAAVAGVQGLVLAAAVTGACWHGAVARAREARPAGVA; encoded by the coding sequence ATGCCGTTCACCCCTGCCCATGCAGCCGTCGTGCTGCCGCTCCGGCGGCTCGGCCTGCCGCTCAGCGCCCTGGTCGCGGGGGCCACGGTGCCGGACCTGCCGATGTTCCTGCCCGGCCGCCCGGGCTACGACGTCACCCACAGCCTGTGGGCGGTGCTCACCCTGGACGTGCTGCTGGCGTCGGTGGCGGTCTGGCTGTGGTTCGCGCTGGTGCGGGACGCGTACGCGGACGTCACGCCGTGGGTGCGGGACCGGGTCCCGGCGCGGGCGCGGCTCACCTCCCGGCAGTGGACCCTCGTGCCGGTGGCGGCCGCGCTGGGGGCGCTGACGCACGTCGTGTGGGACTCGGCGACGCACGAGGGTCGATGGATCGCGACGCACGTGCCGTGGCTCGCGAGCGAGCACGCCGGGATCGCGGGCGCGCAGTGGGCGCAGTGGGCGTCCGGGGTGCTGGGACTCCTGGTCGTCGCGACGTACACGGTCCGCTGGATCGCCAGGGAGCCGGTCGCACCGCGGGCCTCCCGGGTGGCCCGGCCGCTGCTCTGGTTCCTCGTGGCCCCCGCGGTGGCCGTCGTCGCGGGGGCCGTCGCGCTCGCCGGTGCGGACGACCTGCACCACGGCGCGGTGGCTGCCGCCGTCGCGGGCGTCCAGGGTTTGGTGCTCGCCGCAGCCGTGACGGGGGCGTGCTGGCACGGCGCCGTGGCGCGCGCCAGGGAGGCCCGGCCGGCAGGGGTCGCCTGA